ACTTGACTTTTGCAGTCCCGTCTTCGTTTTTCCCTATAAGCTCAGCAAAGACGTCTTCCCTAAAGACTACCTTGTCTCCGATATGCAGTTTCTTGCCCGGCTTTAGCAGTACTTCCCACAAATCAAGTGATAGCCTTTTTAATAAAAACACCTCTATCATAGCTTGCCCGGCGTTTTTTCTGCCAAAAAGCCTTGCAGCAATAACCTTAGTGTTATTGACGACAAGGCCGTCACCTTCGTTTATATAATCGACGATATTATAAAAAATTTTATCAGAAATCTCTTTGGTTTCCCTGTTTAAAACCATTAATCTTGAGTTATCTCTTTTTTCCATAGGGGTCTGCGCTATTAAATTTTTAGGTAGTTCATAATAAAAATCTTTTGTTTGCATTTAATATGTCTAAAACAGTTTTGTCTGCTCCGCTTGTTCTCCGGGAATCTCTATTCCCAAATGCCTGTATGCAAGCGGCGTAACCATTCTTCCTCTCGGTGTTCTATTTAAAAATCCTAATTGCAGCAAGTAAGGTTCGTATACGTCTTCTATAGTAACCGCTTCTTCTCCTGTCGATGCGGCTATGGTATCTAAACCAACCGGGCCTCCGGCGTACTTTTCTATTATAGAGAGAAGCAGCCTTCTGTCTACCCCGTCAAGCCCAAGCTCATCGACTTCTAAGAGCTTTAAGCCCTGGTCCGCGACCTTTTGCGTTATAATACCGTCTGCCTTTACCTGTGCAAAGTCTCTTACTCTTCTGATAAAACGGTTCGCTATACGCGGTGTTCCTCTGGACCTTCTCGCTATCTCCTTTGCACCGTTTTCATCTATTTGTATATCTAGGATACTGGCAGAACGCTTTACTATCTTTTCCAAATCTTCTGTTTCATAAAGCTCCATCCTGTTTATTATCCCAAACCTGTCCCTTAACGGAGAAGAAAGCAGCCCCGCCCTCGTTGTAGCACCTATCAGTGTGAACCTGGGAAGATCTATCCTTATAGACCTTGCAGACGGGCCTTTGCCGATGATTATGTCAAGTGCATAATCTTCCATCGCTGAATAAAGCACCTCTTCTACCGTATGGCTCATCCTATGTATCTCGTCTATAAAAAGCACATCGCCTTCGCTTAAGTTAGTTAAGATAGCCGCCAAGTCTCCTGCATGTTCGATGGCCGGTCCGGACGTAATGTTTAACCTTGCTCCCAACTGGTTTGCAACTATATAAGCAAGGGTGGTTTTTCCAAGGCCCGGAGGCCCAAACAATAAAATATGGTCTAAGGCCTCTTTTCTTTTAAGCGCTGCCTCTATATATATCCTCATATTTTCTTTGACTTTATTTTGCCCGATAAATTCATCTAAATTATGCGGGCGCAAACTAAATTCAATTTTTTTCTCTTCGTCTGCCATCTCATTGGCGGAAACAAATCTATTGTCTTCCATTAAATACTCCTTATATTACTCCATGCTTTTAAGTGCCGTGACAATAAGTTCTTCTAAGCTCAAAGATTCTTTAGCTACTGAGTTTACTGCACGTAATGCCTGTGCTTTGCTATATCCAAGAGACATAAGTGCACTGACCGCTTCGCTGACAGCCCCGGTTTGAGCCTTATTGCCGTTAAGCAATAATCCTTCTGCCTCTTCGGATTTTTGTATGCGCTCTTTTAACTCCAGTATTATCCTCTGAGCAGTTTTTACCCCAACGCCTGAGACAGATGAAAAAGCCTTTACATTAGAAGTAATTATCGCCGTCGCAGTTTCGGACACAGTCATAGTAGAAAGTATCGCAAGGGCAACTTTAGGCCCTATTCCGGATATGGCGATAAGGCGTAAAAACATATTGCGCTCTTCCTGAGTCAAAAAGCCGTATAAGGTCTGCTCTTCTTCCCTCACATGAAGATATACAAAAAATTTTGCAGTGTCTTCTTTTATACCGTTTATGGAAAATACGTTGGTATTTATCTTATAACCTACGCCGTTTACGTCTATTACTACGTAGTTTAAAGACTTTTCAGCAACTTTTCCATAGATATATTCATACATAAATCTTATTTTCCTTGTATAAAAATTTTATTAAACTATTTTAAATTCGGCTTTGAATTTAAAGCTATGTGCATGGCATATCGAAACAGCGAGAGCATCTGCCGCATCATCTGGTTTAGGTATACAATTTAATGAAAGTATAGTCTTAACCATCATCTGTACCTGCTCTTTCTCCGCCCTTCCATATCCAACGACAGACTGCTTTATCTGAAGCGGAGTATACTCAAAAAGCTCTTTGTTTTTACGGTATGCAGCTGCTATCGCTACTCCCCTTGCATGTCCAACGGTTAAGGCCGTTTTTACGTTCTTGTTAAAAAACAGCTCCTCTATTGCAATGGTATCCGGATTAAAGCATTCAATAAGCTGCGTTACGCCTTCAAAGATCATGTTTAGCCTTTCCGGCAGCTGCAGTGATGCGTCTGTATACACTGCTCCAAAGTCTACCATCTTAAGTTTTGAGGCGCATAAGTCTACCACGCCATACCCCATTGTGGCAAGCCCCGGGTCTATTCCCAAAATTCGGATTTTTTTACCTGCTTCCATATAATGAATATATATTTTTTATCATGCATTGTCAATTTTTTTAGCTTTTTTTGAAAAAAACTATTGCATAATTATTCAAATATATGTATAATTATTTATAATTAAGATATGTGCGTTTTATATGTTTTAGGAGGGATTTTATATGTCTATTAAAAAAGTTGTACTTGCTTATTCCGGAGGTCTTGATACTTCCATTATCATACCATGGCTAAAAGAAAACTACGGCTGTGAAGTTATCGCTATGGCGGCAGATGTAGGACAAGGTGAAGAACTCGAGCCGTTAAACGAAAAGGCGATAAAAACAGGCGCCTTGAAAATCTATATAGAAGATTTAAAAAAGGAATTTGTAGAGGATTTTATCTTCCCAACGGTAAAGGCAGGCGCAGTTTACGAAGGGAAATACCTTTTAGGCACCTCTTTTGCACGCCCTATAATAGCAAAACGCCTTGTTGAAATAGCAAAAGCAGAAGGTGCAGACGCTATCGCCCACGGTGCAACAGGCAAAGGGAACGACCAGGTCCGTTTTGAATTTACAATTAAGGCGCTAAGCCCTGAAATGAAAATAATAGCTCCATGGCGCGAATGGGACATACGCTCCCGCGACCAAGCTATAGATTATGCAAAAAAGCGTGGGATAGACGTACCTGTAACCAAAAAGCGCCCCTATAGTATGGACCGTAACTTATGGCATCTAAGCCACGAAGGTGGAGACTTGGAAGACCCATGGAACGAACCAAAAGACGATTTATATTTGATATGCAACGCCCCTGAAGAGGCGCCCGATAAACCCGAATATGTAGAAGTCAACTTTGAAAAGGGCATACCCGTCGGTTTAAACGGCAAAAAGATGGATCCTCTTGCTTTGATAGATGAATTGAATAAATTAGGCGCCAAACACGGCGTGGGCATTGTCGACATGGTAGAAAACCGCTTGGTAGGAATGAAATCCCGCGGGGTGTATGAAACTCCGGGCGGAACTATTTTAATGGAGGCGCACAGCGCTCTTGAAAGCATAACATTAGACCGCGACACCTTCCATTATAAGCAGTTAGTTGCTATAAAATTTTCAGAGCTTGTGTATAACGGGCTTTGGTACTCGCCTCTGCGTGAGGCTCTCAGCGCTTTCGTTGATAAAACACAGGAAAATGTCACCGGTACAGTACGCATGAAATGCTATAAAGGGAGTACAAAACCGGCTGGCATTAAATCACCTTATTCGCTATACAGCGAAGACTTTGCGACATTCGGTGAAGATGAGGTTTATAACCAAAAAGATGCAGAAGGCTTTATTAACCTTTATGGTCTGCCGCTCAAGGTCAACGCTTTAATGAAACAAAAGGCAGGGAAATAACTATGTCAAAATTATGGGGCGGGCGCTTTAATAAGGCGACCGATAAAAAAGCTGAAAGTTTTCACTCCTCAATATCATTTGACTCAAGGCTATATAAAGAAGACATTTTGGGGAGTATCGCCCACGCGGCTATGCTTGGAAAATGCGGAATAATCCCTAAATATGATGCGGAGCTGATAGTCAAGACGCTAAAGGGCATTTTAGCTGATATTAAAGACAATAAAATTACATTCAGCGTCCAGGATGAAGACATACATATGAATATAGAAAAGATACTGATAAGCCGCATAGGAGACGTGGGCAAGAAACTGCATACCGGGCGTAGCAGGAACGACCAGGTCGCTCTTGACATGCACATGTATATGAAAGGGCAGATTAAAGAAACCAAAAGTTTAATTAAAAATCTACTGACCACACTTGTCGACATTGCAGAAAATAATAAAGACACTGTAATGAGCGCATATACACACCTGCAAAAAGCTCAGCCTACTACGCTTGCGCATTATATGCTAGCCTACTTTGAGATGTTCAAGCGCGATTTTGAACGTTTAGAAGACTGTTTAAAACGTACGGACTATATGCCGCTTGGTTCAGGCGCTCTTTGTGCAACCACGTATCCCCTTAACAGGGATATGGTAGCAAAAGAACTTGCTTTTTCAGACATAACCAAGAACAGTATCGATGCAGTAAGCGACAGGGACTATTTGATAGAATTTTTATCCTGTGCATCTATAGTCATGATGCATTTATCACGCTTTTGCGAGGAGCTTATCATTTGGTCTACGAACGAGTTTTCGTATATATCAATAGACGACGCTTATTCAACTGGGTCAAGTATCATGCCGCAGAAGAAAAACCCGGACATGGCAGAACTCATCCGCGGAAAAACAGGCCGTGTTTACGGCTCGCTTGTCGGGCTCCTAACAGTTATGAAGGCTCTCCCTCTTGCCTATAATAAGGACATGCAGGAAGACAAGGAAGGCGTATTCGATGCCTGCGACACCGTTTCATCCTGCTTGCTCGTTTTTAACGATATGCTTTTAACTACTAAGTTCTTAAAAGACAATATGAAACGCGGTGCATCTCTTGGCTTTACGAATGCAACAGATGCAGCAGACTATTTTGTTAAAAAAGGTATCCCATTTAGGGACGCACATGAAATAATCGGCAAAATGGTGCTTTTCTGCGAGAAAAATTCTAAAGCATTAAGCGACCTTACATTAGAAGAAATAAAGGGTTTTTGCCCGGATGCAAATGAAGATTTCTTTAATGCAATAGAGCTTAAAACTTGCATAAACTCCCGCAATGTGCCCGGAGGGCCATCACCAAAAAGCGTGTCGGAACACATAAAAACATGCCGAAATTTTCTATTAAGTATATAAAAAATTAAAATATATTGACAGATTATGGATAAAGATTTATAATTCATTCATCAATAATGAATTTTTTGAATTCCCGCCCCTTCCATCAACGCCAATCAGGGTTTTGAGAAGGGGTGCAAAAAAAAGAGCTGGTGCTTGTTAATTTAGTAGGTATCAGCTCTTTTCTTTATTCCTGATAAGATTTCTTTATATGCTTAAGTGCGTTTTTCTCAAGCCTGCTAACCTGAGCCTGGCTTATGCCTATTTCCTTTGCAACTTCCATTTGTGTCTGTCCGTTAAAAAAGCGCATCTTTATTATATCTTTTTCTCTGGAATTTAGTTTCTTTATGGCTTCCTTTATTGCTATTCCCGTAAGCCAGCTTTCGTCTGAGGCCCTTTCGTCTTTAATTTGGTCCATAACGAATATTGCATCTCCGCTGTCATGGTACACCGGCTCAAAAAGAGAGACCGGGTCTTGTATTGCATCCAGAGCGAATGAAACTTCCTCTCTTTTTACTTCCATCTTATCTGCTATCTCATCAATTGTCGGTTCCCTTAAATCCCTGTTTACCAGTTCGTTTCTTATCTGTAGTGCTTTGTACGCCGTGTCCTTTATAGAACGGCTTACTCTTAATGAATTGTTGTCTCTTAAATGCCTTCTGATTTCACCTATTATCATTGGTACGGCATACGTTGAAAATCGTACGTCTAACTCCACTTTGAAATTATCTATCGCCTTTATAAGGCCGATACACCCCACCTGAAATAGATCATCTAAATTTTCGCCTTTATTATAAAACCTCTGTATCACGCTTAATACCAAACGCAAATTGCCTCTTATAAACTCTTCCCTTGCCGCCTTATCGCCCTGCTTTATCTTAACAAAAAGCTCCCGCATCTTCTCTTCTTTCAAGACTGGCAATTTACTTGTATCTACTCCACATATTTCAACTTTATTTATCAACATGATACTCCTCCGGCTGCTTTTAAAAATAGCTTTGCCATCGGAGTTTTTTTTATTCCACCTTAATTGCTGTTTTTATGTCAATTTATGTAACTCGCCTGATATCTCTTTGCAATTTTTTAATTATGCGTTTTTCCAGCCTTGAAATATAGGATTGAGATATGCCTAAAATATCTGCTACTTGTTTTTGTGTTTTTTCCATTCCATCCTTTAAACCGAATCTAAGCACCATGATGGTCCTTTCCCTTTCCGAAAGCTGATCTATTGCCTTTTTTAAAAGGGTCTTTTCCACCCCTCCTTCTATCTGTGCATATACGGTGTCTACTTCCGTCCCGAGAATATCCGATAAAAGAAGCTCGTTCCCATCCCAGTCTACATTGAGGGGTTCGTCAAATGAAATCTCTAACTTCATCTTTACATTCCTCCTCAGATACATCAGTATCTCGTTTTCTATACACCGGGATGCATAAGTTGCCAGCTTTATGTTCTTCATTACATCGAAAGTCTTAACTGCCTTTATAAGGCCAATAGTCCCTATCGAAATCAAATCTTCAACACCGACTCCGGTATTTTCAAATTTACGTGCAATATATACGACCAAGCGCAGGTTCTTTTCTATAAGGGTCTGGCGGACTTCATCGTTGCCTTCCCTTAGGCTGTCTAAAAGTTTTTCTTCTTCTTTTGCGGTCAAAGGCGGCGGAAGTACTTCTGCTCCATTTATATAGAGTATTTTTTTACATAGCGAATAAAGCCTAACTACCTTTAAACTAAACATAATGGCTGTTCTTTTAATAAAATCAATTTTTTTCATACGATTTAACCTCTCAAAACTCTATATGATTTCTGCATTTATAATTGCCAACTCATCCTTCTTGCCCTTATTTGGCGTAAGAGCAAGTACCGCCTTAACCTCCTTTTTCTTGCCTTTTTCAATTAAATATATTTTTTTAGGGCAAATGCTAAGCAATATACCGCTTTGCCCGTTTATTACCGAATACGGGACCATGCGTATTTTTTCGCTTACGGCCAAAAGTGCATCTGAATAAACTGTTTCGTCGTTTACCGCATCGTAAAGCTCTTTTGAAATATAGTCTTTTACTTTTTCTACGCTTAGTATGATGGCCGGCAAAGACGTTATAGGTTCTTTTGCCGTATTACCGGTATCTATAAAACCGCTCACATTAACGCATTTTTCACCTATAAAAATTTCCAGCGTCTTTGTCAGCGAAAAATTAAGTTTATCCCGTTTGCCGTTTCTTTTTACTATTGCCAGGACAATAGTTGCCGCTCCCAGAGCGTATAATGCTTTAAACACCCATCCCTGCCCTGTAATCACTCCACCTGAGAGCGAGTAGTCGTCTCCTGACAGTGTCAAAACGGTTAGCATGGCCCCGTTGAATACAAGAGTGACTGCATAAGTGTAAAATACCCCTTTTGCAAAAACCGCTAAATCGTTTTTCCTGTAAAAAGCAGTGAAACACATCAAAAGCGAAACAAAGATGCGAAAAACTATGCCTTTTAATACCCCACCTATCGTAAACACAAAACACGCAGCCAGCGCGGCAATGGCCGACGCCAATATTATCCTTGAAATCTTTTTGGGAACACGCAGCCAGCACGATGAAAAATAAAGTATTATAAAGTTAGCTACCATGTTATCCAAGAACAGCTTTTCAATGTATACTTTCATTTGTAACACTCACATGGATTTTATAAGAAACTTATGAATTTATTATATTTATAGATGTATGTAAAACTTGTTGAAGAAATGCACTTAAATGAATAAAAAAAACGACAGGAAATGCATTCCTGTCGTTTTGTGTTTTACGTTGATATTATTATTCTTTTGGTTTCCTTCTATCCTTTAAAAAGAAAGGTATATCTAAATCATCGTCTTCAGAAAGACGCATAACGTCTATTTTTGTCTTTTTTTCTTCATCTGTCTTCTTAATTCTATTCATAATATCGCTTGCATGTATCCCACCGAACTGTTCCCTCGCTACACGCTTTTTCTCGCCTCCAAAGCCAGTTGCTATAACGGTAATACGTACTTCGTCTTCAAGCGAATCATCTGTGTCCACGCCAAAGAAGATATTTGCATTAGGGTCTGCCGCTTCCTGGATCAATTGTGCAGCATCGCCTACTTCCATTAAGCTTATCGAGGAATCCCCTGTTACGTTAAAGAGTATTCCGCATGCCCCTTCTATGTTTGTATCAAGTAGCGGGCTTTGTATTGCCTGCTTAGCAGCATCTAGAGTCTTGTTTTCACCATGTCCTACGCCTATTCCCATATGAGCAACACCATGTTCCGTCATAACCGTTCTGACATCGGCAAAGTCCAAATTGACCATTGCAGGTTTAGCAATCAAGTCCGTTATGCCTTGTATGCCCTGCCTTAAAACATCGTCTGCAACTCTGAATGCCTCTATCATTGGAGTAGCTTTGCTTACTATCTGCAGCAGTTTATCGTTTTGTATCGTTACAATAGAGTCTACCATTTCAAACATATTCTGGTATCCTTTTTGCGCCCTTATCATTCTCTGTTTGCCCTCAAACAGGAAGGGCATAGTTACAACGCCTACTGTAAGGTATATTTAATTCTTTGGCGATTCTGCAATTACCGGAGCCGCGCCTGTCCCGGTTCCGCCTCCAAGGCCGGCTGCAATGAAAATAAGATCTGCACCTTTCATTGAGCTTGCGAGTTCATCGTAGCTTTCCTCTGCAGCCCTTTTACCTATTTCCGGATCTGCTCCAGATCCAAGACCTTTCGTCAGCTTTTCGCCAACTTGTATCTTATTGTTAGCCTTTGATAAATAAAGTGCCTGCTTGTCCGTATTTACTGCAATAAAATCGGCGCCCTTAACACCATAATCAATCATACGGTTGACCGCATTATTTCCGGCGCCGCCTACACCTATTACTCTAATTTTTGCAAAATTGCTATTCTCAATATCAAATTCCAAAGGCATTTGCTTTCCCCCTCATCGATTTTTCTTATGCGTTTTTCTTATAGCAAATATTATAGAATTCATTCTAACGAGCTCAGCACCACTGCTAAACAAATAATGCATCATGCCGGCTATAGTAGAACAACTCGGAGAATCGTATGGCAAATAATTTAATTTTGCCAAATGTATCTTTCTATTAAAATTCTTAATCAAGAATTCCTTGACCCCACGTATTAAAATCAGCCCTCCGCCGCTAAATATAACTGGATTTTTTCGTGAAACAGGAAGAACACACTTATTTATCTTATTATATATAATTTCTGCCAATTGCTCAACCCTTGATTCTATAATTTTTTCTATTAAGTCACAAGAAAATCTACGCCCGATTACTTCTTCACCTATTATATACTCATAATCGTTTTCAGAATAGCTCATACCTAACGTAAAACGCTTTTTTAATTTTTCTGCAGCTTTTAAATCTATCTTTAAAACTCTCGATAAATCTCTCGTTATATCTTCTCCGCCTATGCTTATGTTATGGTTCTCTATCACGGCATCGCCGCATAATATCGACACATTAGTATCATATTTGCCGCAATTGACATATGCCGCAACTTCGTCCCTAAAGTGAGGCGGTACCATGAAGAGCCCTTCTGCCAAAAAATCCGGAATCATCTTTACGACTGCGATGTTCAATTCATAAAATATATTATAAATCTGCCTTAGGGCACTTTTTTCGCCAACAATATACGATACACCGGCCGTCATCTTAGAAGACCTCATATTTTCAGGGTCTAGATAATACTGCCCGTCGTCCAGCTTAAAGTATACCGGCATAGCAGATAAAAGCTTATATTCATTTGAAACCATATTATGCTCACGGTTAACCGCATCTTCCATGTGCTTAGCGGTCACGATATTGTTATCAATATCAACCGTACTTTCGAAAAACCCCACTTTGCAAAAACAAGCAGGTACACCCACATACACTGCGCGTATCTTCTTATTTGCCGCATTTTTTGTTTCTTTTAAAACCTCAAAGACCTTTTCTTTGGTATCATCCAGGTTAACGATCTTGCCGTTTTTTATCCCGCTGAATGGTGTTTGTTCAAATGTTTCTACCGAAAACACATTAAAAGCGTCACGTTTTGCCGTAGCACAAAC
The sequence above is drawn from the Eubacteriales bacterium genome and encodes:
- a CDS encoding sigma-E processing peptidase SpoIIGA; the encoded protein is MKVYIEKLFLDNMVANFIILYFSSCWLRVPKKISRIILASAIAALAACFVFTIGGVLKGIVFRIFVSLLMCFTAFYRKNDLAVFAKGVFYTYAVTLVFNGAMLTVLTLSGDDYSLSGGVITGQGWVFKALYALGAATIVLAIVKRNGKRDKLNFSLTKTLEIFIGEKCVNVSGFIDTGNTAKEPITSLPAIILSVEKVKDYISKELYDAVNDETVYSDALLAVSEKIRMVPYSVINGQSGILLSICPKKIYLIEKGKKKEVKAVLALTPNKGKKDELAIINAEII
- the sigE gene encoding RNA polymerase sporulation sigma factor SigE, which encodes MFSLKVVRLYSLCKKILYINGAEVLPPPLTAKEEEKLLDSLREGNDEVRQTLIEKNLRLVVYIARKFENTGVGVEDLISIGTIGLIKAVKTFDVMKNIKLATYASRCIENEILMYLRRNVKMKLEISFDEPLNVDWDGNELLLSDILGTEVDTVYAQIEGGVEKTLLKKAIDQLSERERTIMVLRFGLKDGMEKTQKQVADILGISQSYISRLEKRIIKKLQRDIRRVT
- the ruvB gene encoding Holliday junction branch migration DNA helicase RuvB, with amino-acid sequence MEDNRFVSANEMADEEKKIEFSLRPHNLDEFIGQNKVKENMRIYIEAALKRKEALDHILLFGPPGLGKTTLAYIVANQLGARLNITSGPAIEHAGDLAAILTNLSEGDVLFIDEIHRMSHTVEEVLYSAMEDYALDIIIGKGPSARSIRIDLPRFTLIGATTRAGLLSSPLRDRFGIINRMELYETEDLEKIVKRSASILDIQIDENGAKEIARRSRGTPRIANRFIRRVRDFAQVKADGIITQKVADQGLKLLEVDELGLDGVDRRLLLSIIEKYAGGPVGLDTIAASTGEEAVTIEDVYEPYLLQLGFLNRTPRGRMVTPLAYRHLGIEIPGEQAEQTKLF
- the argH gene encoding argininosuccinate lyase, producing MSKLWGGRFNKATDKKAESFHSSISFDSRLYKEDILGSIAHAAMLGKCGIIPKYDAELIVKTLKGILADIKDNKITFSVQDEDIHMNIEKILISRIGDVGKKLHTGRSRNDQVALDMHMYMKGQIKETKSLIKNLLTTLVDIAENNKDTVMSAYTHLQKAQPTTLAHYMLAYFEMFKRDFERLEDCLKRTDYMPLGSGALCATTYPLNRDMVAKELAFSDITKNSIDAVSDRDYLIEFLSCASIVMMHLSRFCEELIIWSTNEFSYISIDDAYSTGSSIMPQKKNPDMAELIRGKTGRVYGSLVGLLTVMKALPLAYNKDMQEDKEGVFDACDTVSSCLLVFNDMLLTTKFLKDNMKRGASLGFTNATDAADYFVKKGIPFRDAHEIIGKMVLFCEKNSKALSDLTLEEIKGFCPDANEDFFNAIELKTCINSRNVPGGPSPKSVSEHIKTCRNFLLSI
- a CDS encoding argininosuccinate synthase, coding for MSIKKVVLAYSGGLDTSIIIPWLKENYGCEVIAMAADVGQGEELEPLNEKAIKTGALKIYIEDLKKEFVEDFIFPTVKAGAVYEGKYLLGTSFARPIIAKRLVEIAKAEGADAIAHGATGKGNDQVRFEFTIKALSPEMKIIAPWREWDIRSRDQAIDYAKKRGIDVPVTKKRPYSMDRNLWHLSHEGGDLEDPWNEPKDDLYLICNAPEEAPDKPEYVEVNFEKGIPVGLNGKKMDPLALIDELNKLGAKHGVGIVDMVENRLVGMKSRGVYETPGGTILMEAHSALESITLDRDTFHYKQLVAIKFSELVYNGLWYSPLREALSAFVDKTQENVTGTVRMKCYKGSTKPAGIKSPYSLYSEDFATFGEDEVYNQKDAEGFINLYGLPLKVNALMKQKAGK
- the ruvC gene encoding crossover junction endodeoxyribonuclease RuvC, coding for MRILGIDPGLATMGYGVVDLCASKLKMVDFGAVYTDASLQLPERLNMIFEGVTQLIECFNPDTIAIEELFFNKNVKTALTVGHARGVAIAAAYRKNKELFEYTPLQIKQSVVGYGRAEKEQVQMMVKTILSLNCIPKPDDAADALAVSICHAHSFKFKAEFKIV
- the sigG gene encoding RNA polymerase sporulation sigma factor SigG — encoded protein: MLINKVEICGVDTSKLPVLKEEKMRELFVKIKQGDKAAREEFIRGNLRLVLSVIQRFYNKGENLDDLFQVGCIGLIKAIDNFKVELDVRFSTYAVPMIIGEIRRHLRDNNSLRVSRSIKDTAYKALQIRNELVNRDLREPTIDEIADKMEVKREEVSFALDAIQDPVSLFEPVYHDSGDAIFVMDQIKDERASDESWLTGIAIKEAIKKLNSREKDIIKMRFFNGQTQMEVAKEIGISQAQVSRLEKNALKHIKKSYQE
- the ruvA gene encoding Holliday junction branch migration protein RuvA, with translation MYEYIYGKVAEKSLNYVVIDVNGVGYKINTNVFSINGIKEDTAKFFVYLHVREEEQTLYGFLTQEERNMFLRLIAISGIGPKVALAILSTMTVSETATAIITSNVKAFSSVSGVGVKTAQRIILELKERIQKSEEAEGLLLNGNKAQTGAVSEAVSALMSLGYSKAQALRAVNSVAKESLSLEELIVTALKSME